A DNA window from Acinetobacter lwoffii contains the following coding sequences:
- the crcB gene encoding fluoride efflux transporter CrcB, which produces MYLSLLSIALGSVIGAWLRWGISLRFNSVFENIPFGTVIVNLIGAFIIGLAVSFFSNSSISPNYKLFVVTGFCGALTTFSTFSVEIVALLQASKFEYAISTIAIHVIGSLIFTVLGILSYQFFTNH; this is translated from the coding sequence ATGTATCTTTCTCTTTTATCAATTGCTCTCGGTTCTGTAATCGGTGCCTGGCTTCGTTGGGGCATAAGTCTAAGATTTAATAGCGTATTTGAAAATATTCCTTTCGGGACAGTGATTGTTAACTTAATCGGTGCTTTTATTATTGGATTAGCTGTATCATTTTTTTCAAATAGCTCAATAAGCCCTAATTATAAGTTATTCGTTGTGACAGGCTTCTGCGGTGCTTTAACGACCTTTTCAACATTTTCAGTTGAAATTGTTGCGTTGCTACAAGCTTCAAAGTTTGAATATGCTATCTCAACAATAGCCATCCATGTAATAGGTTCATTAATCTTTACAGTACTAGGAATACTTTCCTATCAATTTTTCACTAATCATTAA
- the ppa gene encoding inorganic diphosphatase: protein MTFKNVKAGTNPPDDFNSIIEIPANAKPIKYEVNKEYDALLVDRFLSTAMSYPYNYGYIPQTLSEDGDPLDVFVIAPHAVAVGSVIRSRPVGVMYMEDEAGIDAKIIAVPHSKLTPLYNNVEDLSDLPQLQLDQMKHFFEHYKDLEKGKWMKFNGWGNVEEARQEILKSIQAYK from the coding sequence ATGACTTTTAAAAATGTTAAAGCAGGTACTAATCCACCAGATGACTTTAATAGCATCATCGAAATCCCGGCAAATGCTAAACCCATCAAGTATGAAGTGAATAAAGAATATGATGCTTTATTGGTTGATCGCTTTCTAAGTACAGCAATGTCATATCCGTACAATTACGGTTATATTCCTCAAACATTAAGCGAGGATGGTGATCCCTTAGATGTATTTGTAATAGCTCCCCATGCGGTTGCTGTAGGATCAGTAATTCGCAGCAGACCTGTCGGAGTCATGTATATGGAAGATGAAGCCGGTATTGATGCAAAGATCATTGCTGTACCTCATTCTAAGCTCACACCTCTATATAACAATGTTGAAGATCTGAGCGACCTCCCTCAGCTTCAATTAGATCAAATGAAACATTTCTTTGAACATTATAAAGACTTGGAAAAAGGTAAATGGATGAAATTTAATGGTTGGGGTAATGTAGAAGAAGCCAGACAGGAGATTCTAAAATCTATCCAAGCATACAAATAA
- the nadS gene encoding NadS family protein: protein MDNSLFDDLVASIKEAGAIKRNEIKASRVTELELPDIKEVREKTGLTQAEFAARLHISARTLQNWEQGRRYPTGPAATLIRILDAHPTLI from the coding sequence ATGGATAACAGCTTATTTGATGACCTGGTTGCTTCAATTAAAGAAGCTGGTGCTATCAAACGTAATGAGATAAAGGCAAGTCGAGTCACAGAGCTTGAATTGCCGGATATTAAGGAAGTACGTGAGAAAACTGGCTTAACCCAGGCAGAATTTGCTGCACGTTTGCATATCAGCGCGAGAACCCTGCAAAACTGGGAGCAAGGTCGTCGCTATCCGACTGGCCCTGCAGCGACTCTAATTCGCATTCTGGATGCCCATCCAACCCTAATTTAA
- a CDS encoding type II toxin-antitoxin system RelE/ParE family toxin, whose amino-acid sequence MLFIETSIFTKQIKELVSDKEYRQLQQDLLVQPDKGDLIKNGGGIRKVRCAQGNKGKSGGIRVIYYWVTEDDQIFFLVAYPKSVKDNLTDKETSILRQLVKEQFHG is encoded by the coding sequence ATGTTATTCATTGAAACCAGTATTTTTACCAAGCAAATCAAAGAACTTGTGAGTGATAAAGAGTATCGTCAGCTCCAGCAAGATCTCTTGGTACAGCCTGATAAGGGCGACTTAATCAAGAATGGCGGAGGTATTCGTAAAGTACGTTGTGCTCAAGGTAACAAGGGTAAAAGTGGCGGTATCCGTGTGATCTACTATTGGGTCACAGAAGATGATCAGATCTTTTTCTTGGTAGCTTATCCAAAGTCTGTGAAAGACAATCTGACTGATAAAGAGACCTCGATCCTGCGTCAATTAGTGAAGGAGCAATTTCATGGATAA
- a CDS encoding YqaE/Pmp3 family membrane protein — protein MRLLIALIFPWLLFFTIGRPFAGIICLLLQITVLGWIPAAIWAVYALSQYKTDQKIKRAIRSS, from the coding sequence ATGAGATTGCTAATTGCTTTAATTTTTCCATGGCTGCTGTTTTTCACCATAGGACGACCATTTGCAGGCATCATTTGTTTGCTACTTCAGATTACAGTTTTAGGTTGGATCCCGGCTGCCATCTGGGCGGTCTATGCTTTGTCGCAATACAAGACTGATCAGAAAATTAAAAGAGCAATTCGCTCATCATAA
- a CDS encoding mobilization protein codes for MSVTETLDSKIKAQEEKLKQLKAQRQAAVARERAKEKEQARKDDTRRKILIGSCMLKITEDDEQARAKLIAQMDKYLTDERDRKLFDLPAVNY; via the coding sequence ATGAGCGTTACTGAAACACTAGACAGCAAAATCAAGGCACAGGAAGAAAAGCTAAAGCAGTTAAAGGCTCAAAGACAGGCAGCAGTAGCAAGAGAACGAGCCAAAGAGAAAGAACAGGCAAGAAAGGACGATACCAGACGTAAGATTTTAATCGGATCCTGCATGTTAAAAATCACAGAAGATGATGAACAAGCCAGAGCTAAATTAATTGCTCAGATGGATAAGTATTTAACGGATGAAAGAGATCGTAAGCTGTTTGATCTGCCGGCAGTTAATTATTAA
- the mobQ gene encoding MobQ family relaxase — protein MAIYHFSVKTVARSAGRSATAAIAYRAGEKIYCEREGREHDYSRKTGVEYKEIYLPKDAPEHLKNRERLWNEVEQRETRKNSTVAREFEIAFPNELNQEQRLAMLEELCASIVERHQVAVDACIHAPHTGSGSDERNYHAHILMSTRKLTPEGFTEKTRELDQKHSGEIDHWREHFADICNVHLDLAGSTARVDHRSYKDQENGLEATLHEGPKVTELRRRGIETEISRSNDEIKQRNQAQLQYDKNMDVLIAENEIKLSTLKTEQQIQIKNSAKTPPIDEKSLFEEKQRETLGKVLKREISAKDANLDLDFMQQHLEKAEITLTKHHKHQNEFNQQLAQEIVKSGLKQSHDKLQSLVDQHNELTQNKPLLFGKKAWEAQRDEIYQEHKKLKGQHEHQKKHGVKDLLENKKFKEHAWKQYQQQHPAKAKQYQTLYPSYQVIKKCVDEIKAEQQMKLRQEQQLKAQQHAPKMKSRGMSR, from the coding sequence ATGGCGATTTACCACTTTTCAGTCAAAACCGTAGCACGATCAGCAGGGCGTTCCGCCACTGCTGCAATCGCCTATCGGGCCGGTGAAAAGATCTATTGTGAACGTGAAGGCCGAGAACATGACTACAGCCGAAAAACCGGTGTGGAATATAAAGAAATTTATTTACCCAAAGACGCACCAGAGCATTTAAAAAACCGGGAAAGACTCTGGAATGAAGTAGAACAACGAGAAACCCGAAAAAACTCGACAGTTGCGCGGGAATTTGAAATCGCTTTTCCAAATGAATTAAATCAGGAACAACGCCTGGCCATGCTCGAAGAATTATGTGCCAGCATCGTGGAAAGACATCAGGTAGCAGTCGATGCCTGTATTCATGCACCGCATACCGGATCCGGCAGTGATGAGCGCAATTATCACGCCCATATCCTAATGAGCACACGTAAACTTACGCCAGAAGGTTTTACAGAGAAAACCCGGGAACTCGATCAGAAACACAGTGGAGAAATCGATCACTGGCGTGAACACTTTGCCGATATCTGCAATGTGCACCTGGATCTGGCCGGATCCACAGCCCGGGTCGACCACCGCAGCTACAAAGACCAGGAGAATGGCCTGGAAGCCACCCTGCACGAAGGACCGAAAGTCACCGAACTACGTAGAAGAGGCATCGAAACCGAAATCAGCCGAAGCAATGATGAAATCAAACAGAGAAATCAGGCTCAGTTGCAATACGACAAAAATATGGACGTTCTAATTGCTGAAAATGAGATAAAACTCAGCACATTGAAAACAGAACAGCAGATCCAAATCAAGAATAGCGCTAAAACGCCACCAATTGACGAAAAATCCCTGTTTGAGGAAAAACAGAGGGAAACCCTTGGCAAAGTGCTAAAACGCGAAATCAGCGCAAAAGACGCGAATCTAGACCTGGATTTCATGCAGCAGCATCTAGAGAAGGCCGAAATAACCCTGACCAAGCACCACAAACATCAAAACGAGTTCAATCAGCAGCTTGCCCAGGAGATCGTGAAAAGCGGACTCAAGCAAAGTCATGACAAATTGCAAAGCCTGGTCGATCAACACAACGAATTAACCCAGAACAAACCCTTACTGTTTGGAAAAAAAGCCTGGGAAGCCCAACGTGATGAGATCTACCAGGAACACAAAAAGCTGAAAGGTCAGCATGAACACCAGAAAAAACATGGTGTGAAGGATTTATTGGAGAATAAAAAGTTCAAAGAACATGCCTGGAAGCAGTACCAACAACAACATCCGGCCAAAGCCAAGCAATACCAGACTCTATACCCATCCTATCAAGTCATTAAAAAATGTGTGGATGAGATCAAAGCAGAACAACAGATGAAACTCAGACAAGAACAACAGCTCAAAGCACAGCAACATGCGCCTAAAATGAAATCTCGTGGCATGAGTCGATAA